One window of Ciconia boyciana chromosome 10, ASM3463844v1, whole genome shotgun sequence genomic DNA carries:
- the EVX2 gene encoding homeobox even-skipped homolog protein 2: MMERIRKEMILMERGLHSPTAGKRLSNLSDSAGNAVLEALENSPHSGRLSPRLTAASLHSAIGDISAKGKFEIDTLFNLQHPSSESTVSSEIPPSESRKKISLYSEVAQEADMNSDVEVGCSALRSPASLTSSQLKENSNKGYAESSPAPSTPAAAAAPAAGIGSLHGGGALGGPAAGADQVRRYRTAFTREQIARLEKEFYRENYVSRPRRCELAAALNLPETTIKVWFQNRRMKDKRQRLAMSWPHPADPSFYTYMMTHAAATGSLPYPFHSHVPLHYYPHVGVTAAAAAAAASGAAAAPFATSIRPLDTFRALSHPYSRPELLCSFRHPGLYQAPAAAAAGLNSSAAASAAAAAAAAAAAAAGSGPPGGSAPCSCLSCHSSQTAAAAAAAASALGSRGAAAADFPCTAAGQRSESGFLPYSAAVLSKAAVASPDQREEAPLTR; encoded by the exons ATGatggaaagaataagaaaagagaTGATCCTGATGGAGAGAGGGCTGCACAGCCCTACAGCTGGCAAAAGGCTCTCGAATTTGTCAGACTCAGCTGGAAATGCGGTGCTGGAGGCCCTTGAAAATTCTCCGCACAGTGGTCGCCTCAGCCCGAGACTGACTGCCGCCTCCCTGCACAGCGCGATAGGGGACATCTCCGCCAAAGGCAAATTTGAAATCGACACTTTATTCAATCTTCAGCATCCGAGCAGTGAAAGCACCGTCTCCTCCGAAATCCCGCCGTcggaaagcaggaagaaaatcagCCTTTATTCCGAAGTTGCTCAAGAGGCAGATATGAACAGTGATGTGGAGGTGGGCTGCTCCGCGCTCCGCTCCCCAGCCAGCCTGACTTCCTCCCAGCTGAAGGAGAACAGTAACAAAG GCTACGCGGAGAGCAGCCCGGCGCCCAgcacccccgccgccgccgccgcccccgccgccggcatCGGCAGCCTGCACGGCGGCGGCGCGCtgggcggcccggcggcgggggccgacCAGGTGCGGCGGTACCGCACCGCCTTCACCCGCGAGCAGATCGCCCGCCTGGAGAAGGAGTTCTACCGGGAGAACTACGTGTCGCGGCCGCGGCGCTGCGAGCTGGCCGCCGCCCTCAACCTCCCCGAGACCACCATCAAG GTGTGGTTCCAGAACCGGCGGATGAAGGACAAGCGACAGCGCCTGGCCATGTCCTGGCCCCACCCGGCCGACCCCAGCTTCTACACGTACATGATGACCCACGCGGCGGCCACGGGCAGCCTGCCCTACCCCTTCCACTCCCACGTCCCGCTCCACTACTACCCGCACGTCGGGgtcaccgccgccgccgccgccgccgccgcctcgggggcggccgccgcgccctTCGCCACCTCCATCCGCCCGCTGGACACCTTCCGCGCCCTCTCGCACCCCTACTCCCGCCCCGAACTGCTCTGCAGCTTCCGACACCCCGGCCTCTACCAggcgccggccgccgccgccgccggcctcAACAGCAGCGCGGCcgcctcggcggcggcggcggcggcggcggcggcggcggcggcggcgggctcGGGGCCGCCGGGGGGCTCGgcgccctgctcctgcctcagctgccacagcagccagacggcggcggcggcggcggcggcggcctcgGCGCTGGGCTcgcggggcgccgccgccgccgactTCCCCTGCacggcggcggggcagcgctCCGAGAGCGGCTTCCTGCCCTACTCGGCCGCCGTGCTCAGCAAGGCCGCCGTCGCCTCGCCGGACCAGCGGGAGGAGGCGCCGCTCACCAGATAA